CTGCAGACATTCACGGGAacctggaggacgaggacgaggacgatgaTCGATATGTGGTGGTGATCACTTCTGCTCCCTCCCTGCATTCGCCTGCAGTGGACACTCCTCTTTTGTCAAGTGAAGCTTTAAGTCAAACAAATGGAGGCATGGTGTCATATGTGCCGTCAACGGATCACAGCTCCAGTGAAACTTCCCTCCTGCTGTAGAGATCGGTACCCCAGCAGGTCCAGACTGTTACAAAGCTGCCGCCATGGTTCATTAGCACTGAACACGATGCCTCGTTGCACCGGGGGTGCCTTGACAGGCCCTGATGCAGACTTTTTGTTGCATCTCAGTTCTCAGTGCTTTAATGCTCAGCATTAAACATGTTCGTCCACACGTTTTTAAGCTAAAGGTCCACTGATATGTGAAAATGGTCACTGTATTGAAATGTTGTGTTATGTAAACATTGAAATGAACAGAATCTTTATAAATTAATGTTATATGCTATAAAATGACATTGACAATTTTTTCTGGAGATGCGCTTATTTTGCTGATGTATATTTTATGTAAGCCAAATAGAAAATTAATGTGAAAAGAATTAGCTGCTATGTCATCAAAAAGACAAGATAATATGTAAGAgtaagtccatccatccatccatccattttctcacaggagttgctggagtctagcCCATGGGCgagaggaggggtacaccccgaatgcgtcgccagggCCTCACGGGAATGTAAAGCGTAAgtataaatgtaaaatcaagCTTGTTTTAGGAGCCTCCCTAAAACAAGAGTTTCAGCTTTGATGCATACTCTTACGTGTATAAAAACTACAAGTATGTAGAAAGTAAAGCTTTGAAATTGAAGAATATCAGTCGATCTTAAAAAAGcctctttaaataaaataagtacgTTCTGCAGAAGACTGCGCCCTGGCTGGTATAATATTATAGATGATGGGTTTACAACAATTCTACTGTTATAACTTGAGTGGGATTTAATGTAAATAATGCATTATTAATTCTCTTTTgatgcacatttgtgtttgcttatttatttatttatttaaatcattaaCTTTTAGAAAACAGTTGAGATAATGACAGGGCTGAAGACTGGAACATAACGACTCACATTTGACACATGATTGTGATCAAGGTGAATCAGCAGTTTAATCTTTAACATTGAATTATAAGTATATAAATTATGAGTTATATCTGCAGCTCATCCTGTCACTACAGTTAAATAATAGAATGTAGTGGTGTAGCGCAAAGTAACTAAACGCAACCATTGGCTAAGAAATGTgtcaaatgtaaattaaatacgCAATATTTGGATATGTTCACTGACGGTGGGAGTTTCGGGAACTTCCGGTTATTTCCGTAGCAGCGAGCTCATCCTAAATCTATGATTTAATGTAGGCTCTTAGCTGAAGTTTAGCCAGTGTGATTAGAACCCATCGTAAACCTGAATATTTAACAGGCGTCTGGAACGTAAATAAaacgcagctgctgcaggtaacGTCGCGTTCCTCATCCAGATGATGCGTTCACGGCGCCTCCAACAGGGATGGATGAAACGACATGGCCGCAGCAGGCAGGATGAGGACGTGGAGCTGTCCGTCTGGAGGAGTTTTCTCTTCCCTGACAATCCTCGGTATCATAAATGTGGTTGTTGCAGCTCCGGAGACGGGACTTTGGAAACTATCGATCGTCAACGTGAGTGGCGTCACAGAAATGTTTAAGCAGCTTGATGGCAGGTGCGCCAGCTAGCTCGCGTTAGCTACATTAGCTTACTCGCTGTCACCAGTGAGTGAGGTGCCAGAACCTGCCCTAATGGCGTTAATTAAGTACTGCTGACTGCTACAtgctgtaatatatatatataatatatatatcgGTGGAAGTGTACCTCCCGAAAAAGCATTATGTTTTGCTAGTTTGCAGTGAGCTTGTAGAAAGTGACTGATGTGCTAATTAGCTGGCTTCAGATTTCTCACGACTCTTTGCTAATGACCTGAAATTACGATATTTGTTTCGCTGTTTCTGACCTCACGACCATCTCGACCAAGACTTGGAGTCCACAACTCGGCGTGGCCTGTTTTTCCTGTATTCACGTTATGAAATATGCGTGTAAAACCTCCAGATCCACATTGCTATGGTGTTAAACGCATGAAAACAACACTGTGTTCCAGTAAAGGTTGATTAGTAGAAGCTTCCCAGACTTGAGCCAAGGCGATCTGGAAAGTCTTGATCAATAATTGAAGTACTGATACGTTTCAGATTTCCTCTGTTGTTGTCGTCTCTGTATCTGGTTGCAGTGTTGTGTTTACTCAGAGGTCATATGTACAATATTTATACACGTTTGCATCGAGGGACAGAATggaagtttttgtttgtttgtttcccttTTACAAAAGAGAATGAGTTCAATCAGATCGAGTGTCTGGGTGCATATCCTGCGTCGATGCATAATCACTGCAACAAATGGATGAATTAATGATTGATGAGAATGCTGAAGAAACGCTCCTAACCTTTATTTGACCTTCTGCAGACGTCAAGACcgctgctgctgaggaagtcGATGTACAAAGGCACCGACATTGATTTGAaaggtatttgtattttaatgcgCCCTTGAGCCATCACAAAGTTGTCTTTTTGTTCATTGTACTCACAGTGACCTGTCTTCTTTTAAGTTGTGTCTTTTGCCTGTCCTGGGGAGGTAATTTTCACGATCCACTGGTATCTGAAATACCACCTCTGCCACAATGAGTTCGACAATATTGAAGTAAGTAGCGTATCGTCGCGTAGATGGTGAGTAAGTCACTCTGtgcagtttttatttgtgaatGTTCACTTTTGAATTCTTGTCTGTAGGAAATGTATGAGAAAACACCTTTGAGTCGTGGGGAGAGCTTGGATCCAAACCCCTCGGGAAGAGGAGAGTACATTGAACACATACACAGTCCCATTGTGTGCAACAACGGACTGCGCTCTTTTCCAGTACTCAAAGtaggtgtttttttctttgctttcctcAACATAATGACGTCTCCAACATcatagcttttattttttccccacatCCAGTAACTCTCCATGTTTTGCAGAAAGCCAAGGCGAGCCCACGTCCAGTCGGTTTGCCCTCAGAGGGGAAAGTACCAGTAagaaacataaaagaaaagtgtttttaaaatgttgaatgGAGACGTAGAGTTGTgaaactatagggggataaagctaTGAGTCATACAATAaatatttgtgagcagcagtatggctttctgccgaggaagagtacgcATACacaatgtttgcattgaggctAGTTGTTTGCCATGAGAGgtaggtagaggagaatttagagaagtggaggtctgctttagaaaagagaggaatgaatgtgagcaggagtaaaacagagtacaatgtgtgtaaatgagaaggttaCAGGGAataatgcaaaggacagggtgaagtggagaaggctgatttgctgtggggacccaTGACGGGACAAGTTGAAGGTACGGTAGTAgttttgatcatgtgatcataaCTGACTTTTTGGATTCTTCAGGATGACAATATCAGATTGCTGACTGAAGAGTATGTTAATGAGAGAAGTGGCAGCGTTGGTTTTAACACTCGAGACGACGTCATAGCAACCACATGGAAGGATGGGCCTTACCTCCTGGTCATTAAGGTAGCGTCCAACAGGCAGGATGCCAACTGGAATCTAACAGGTGAGAGCTTCTAACAGAAACATGTTGCTAAAATGCCGATCTCTTAGATGCAAAAGTTGTTTGGCAACTGACTCTACAGCATCACATGTCtgaattaggggggggggggacatactTCATGTGTCTGTTATCTGggttttcttccccccccccagtgaatgTAGTGATGAAAGGGAGCCATGGCTACATCTCTGTCACCGAATGGCCTCTCATGATTGTAAGTAGGACCGTTTAAGGGATCACTTGTAAATTATATGCGTGTCTGCAAATATTTCCGGGCTATAATCTAGGCTTCTATTGCAGTTTTGGGAATTGTGCATGGCGTTAAATGACTTGTCAGACAATGCGAGTTCAAACTCAGCTCACCTCACTCACCAGGAGAATATGAGAGTTATCAGCAGAAGCCTAATACAGAAAGGCAGGGTTTCCTATAAAAACGTGTCGCATTTGTAAAAGCAGCCCATGCTTTTGTTCTGTAAGTTCTACATGGTGATGTGCATCGTGTACATCCTGTACGCCGTGCTGTGGTTTGTCTGGGCGGCGTGCTACTGGAAGGATCTGCTGAGGATCCAGTTCTGGATCGCGGGAGTCATTTTCCTCGGGATGGTGGAGAAGGCTGTCTTCTGTGCCGAGTACGAGAACACCAACGCTGTTGGCTCTGCTTGTGAGTGCCTGCTGATCTTTCACCGAGtatattttcctgttttcatgCACGATGCTTAAAaccattcttgtttgtgtcgCCTTTAGCTACAGGGCTGTTGGTTTTTGGGGAGCTGGTCTCCGCACTCAAGAGGACTTTGGCCCGATTGCTCGTCGTCATCGTCAGCCTGGGCTATGGCATTGTGAAGTACGTCAAACGAGTATCTGGACGCACagatacatgtttttttttttttttttaaagattgcaaaaaatctataaaaaaaaatcagcaagtacattttctttgtgtgctGTTTCAGGCCTCAACTGGGCACGGTGATGCACAGAGTGGTGGGGCTCGGCATCCTCTACTTTGCCTTTGCTAGCATTGAAGGTGTCCTGAGGATCACTGCGGTGAGTCGTCTCCTCTTACGTTGgcaagattaaaataaataaatacattaaaaactagaaaagcactcagagagcgcagacctccgccaagcagctcattcgccTCTTAATTGGATTAAcaacgtccacatggtgatctggatcatcatcaaaaggttctaaattgttcttggtatctttatacaccaaccaggacaagttaaagtgaatcagtggatgtgtgtttttaactgattttctAAATCCTTAAAtcgggttttcaatgttaaaataaaatattttttcctgagatttctttttcatcaagatccatccggcagtttttccataatcctgctaacagacaaacaaacggcgtctaaaacaacctccttggcggagtgAATTAGAGCAAAGCTAATAAACTGAGCAGGTTTGTTTTCACAGTGTGTGTTGAATGAAAACTGTTTTCATAATTTCTGTATtttcatgatgtgtgtgtgtggggtcaaACATCCAGGGACAAGATAATGCCCCCGCTCTCATTATGGGAATagttctgtgtctgtgtgacgcCTGCTGCTTCTGGTTCATATCCTTCCAGTGAACTCCTCGGTTGGGCCAatagaaaacatttatatttataggATTTACTTTTACATTTAGACCCTCAGAAGGAACCGCAAAAGGGGGGGTAGTTGTTAATTACCTGAGCTCAGGTCATGTTGAGTATTCGTGCcttgtggatgtgtgtttttcttccttgCACTTTGGTTCCGTATCTTATTGGctgtgtttctttattttaatctccTTATCTATGATTTCCCGGCACCTTTCTCCTCCCCGTGCTCTGTGCTCCTCCTCTACCGTCCCTTCTAGGCCAAAGACTCAGACTTGGCCCTCCTAGCCAGCATCCCCTTGGCACTGCTTGAttcctctctctgctggtgGATATCCTTTCGTGCACCTAAAGCCTTTTCCTGCGTGGTTTTTTCCTCTGCTCCTCACCAACTTCACATTTTCCCAAATGAGACCAGAATAGTCATCATTATATTATTTCTCTCACATGTTAGTAGTAGGGAATATACTATATGATGCTACgtctaaaaaacattttctactgAATATTAGATCAGCGTATTTTCTGTGGGTGTTTGCTTTAATGGCTCTTACCATCCTCTATTGATGTGATTGCTTTGCATGCTCGTCTATCACTCCTTCACATGTGGTCCATCCTAAAGTTTATAGAAATGGAGGTGAATGTTGGGCTAAATGTTCAACTAGTCATTTCTCTTTTATAACTACTACTATTGTTTCAAGGCACTGGAGGTCAATCTGTTGACCTGCATCTAGACATCTATGAAATTACCAAAAAAAGATCACAGGCCAAGTCAGAACAAATATTCGGGTTGCCTGGGGCAACTGGGGACCGGAAGATTAGCTACCATCTTGTTTCATCACATCTGGAATAAAACTTGAGCCGGATCGGTTGTACCGTGTTCATTTCCACACTGGTATTATTCACACTAGTTAAGTGACTTGATCACGATATTTGTCTAATTAATGCATGATCCAGATAGCAACACGTTTACCTTGACTGTCACTAACGTCTTTGTCAGCCTGGCACAAACCATCAAGACTCTGAAGCTGAGAAGAAATCCAGTCAAGTTGTCTCTTTACAGGCACTTTACAAACACGCTTATTTTTGCCGTCATCGGTAAGTGACTTGTTTTTTCTGCTTGCAGTCTGAAACGCACCGAGCTCTGTACACGTGAAACAAAAGTTTCTCGAACCTCTTTCCCTTGTGTCCCTCAGCTTCCATCATTTTCATGGGTTGGACAGCAAAGAAGTTCAGGCTAGCGGATTGCCAGTCTGTGAGTGGGGTTTGCGTCGCTCGTAGTCGGGGCAGATGCAGATTTGATTGTGGGTTGCCGTCTACATAATCTGCCTTGTTTTTATGTGAAAGGATTGGATGGAGCTGTGGGTGGAAGATGCCTTCTGGAGGTTATTGTTTTCCGCCATCCTGTTCGTCATATTGTTTTTATGGAGGCCGTCTGCAAATAACCAAAGGCAGGTAGTGCATAAATACACCAACACTGTTCCCGTTGGAGATATTAATGGCATCCTTTAATGTCCACAGGTATGCTTTCACACCGCTCATTGATGACTCTGATGATGAGGAGATTGAGGAGTTCATTGCATCAACAAACTTTGGTATAGGAACGTCATAAGGGCTGCGGCTGGGTGTGGGAGGACACATTTTCCCATGATgatctatttctgttttttcttttcccccctcAATATTTTTTGCTCACAGGTGCTGGCATGAAGTTGAGAGCATCTAAAAGTGATGCAAATGGCACAATGAAACCGGCTGAGACAAACACAGTCAGTAAAACCGCTGCACCCTGGAATAATTCTTTATTACAATGTAATAGCTGTCCAGGTTTAGGAAACGCAGCTGCACAAGTGTCCTTTTTATATCAGCAGATGGCGGCATTGACTTTTTCTCATGCCTTTTCCAGGATGAAAACTTGAAGTGGGTGGAGGATAACATTCCTAGCGCTCTCACTGACGTGTAAGCATCCCATCAAATTCCTATTTATTAATCCAGTAAATTGTTGATCCTGCCCGGCATGTGAGCTCCTAACGGCCTCGCCTTGATTCCGTTTGTTACTGCAGAGCTCTGCCAGTCCTGCTCGACTCTGACGAGGTACGAATTCCTTCTCCCTGTAGTCTGCAAAGCAGGATTCACACGCAACATGTTATTTCTCTAGCCACAGGCAGCCTCGGGATGTGGAGATGAGTAATGTTTCCAAAAGCAGTCATAAAGAAAGCCTTGCTTGATAATGGCGGGGTTTGATTTTGGAGTTGGTGATCTGGGGACTGATATTTAGAAAGTTACAGTATGAGAATTAGAATTTATAAGCCTGATTTGATCTGCATTTCTTTTGTGAtactaattatttttttaca
Above is a window of Brachionichthys hirsutus isolate HB-005 chromosome 7, CSIRO-AGI_Bhir_v1, whole genome shotgun sequence DNA encoding:
- the tmem87b gene encoding transmembrane protein 87A, with product MAAAGRMRTWSCPSGGVFSSLTILGIINVVVAAPETGLWKLSIVNTSRPLLLRKSMYKGTDIDLKVVSFACPGEVIFTIHWYLKYHLCHNEFDNIEEMYEKTPLSRGESLDPNPSGRGEYIEHIHSPIVCNNGLRSFPVLKKAKASPRPVGLPSEGKVPDDNIRLLTEEYVNERSGSVGFNTRDDVIATTWKDGPYLLVIKVASNRQDANWNLTVNVVMKGSHGYISVTEWPLMIFYMVMCIVYILYAVLWFVWAACYWKDLLRIQFWIAGVIFLGMVEKAVFCAEYENTNAVGSASTGLLVFGELVSALKRTLARLLVVIVSLGYGIVKPQLGTVMHRVVGLGILYFAFASIEGVLRITAAKDSDLALLASIPLALLDSSLCWWVFVSLAQTIKTLKLRRNPVKLSLYRHFTNTLIFAVIASIIFMGWTAKKFRLADCQSDWMELWVEDAFWRLLFSAILFVILFLWRPSANNQRYAFTPLIDDSDDEEIEEFIASTNFGAGMKLRASKSDANGTMKPAETNTDENLKWVEDNIPSALTDVALPVLLDSDEEIMTTKYEMSKLE